In Pseudomonas fluorescens, the following are encoded in one genomic region:
- a CDS encoding 2-dehydro-3-deoxy-6-phosphogalactonate aldolase: MLKQALAQNGLIAILRGLRPQEAAAIGEVLYAAGFRVIEVPLNSPEPYESIRILRSTLPADCLIGAGTVLTPEQVEQVKAAGGQVIVMPHSDPKVLRAAKAAGLYLSPGVATPTEAFAALAEGADVLKLFPAEQMSPAVVKAWLAVLPAGTLLAPVGGITPDNMQSFIDAGVKGFGLGSGLFKPGMTPAQVAANAKAYVAAWKALR, from the coding sequence ATGCTCAAACAAGCCCTGGCGCAAAACGGCCTGATCGCGATCCTGCGTGGCCTGCGCCCGCAGGAAGCGGCGGCCATCGGCGAAGTCCTGTACGCCGCCGGATTTCGCGTCATCGAAGTGCCGCTCAATTCCCCTGAGCCGTACGAAAGTATCCGCATCCTGCGCAGTACCTTGCCCGCCGATTGCCTGATCGGTGCCGGCACGGTGTTGACGCCGGAGCAGGTCGAGCAAGTGAAAGCCGCGGGTGGCCAGGTGATCGTCATGCCCCATAGCGATCCGAAGGTCTTGCGCGCGGCGAAAGCGGCGGGGCTGTACCTGTCGCCGGGTGTCGCCACGCCGACCGAAGCCTTCGCGGCACTGGCTGAAGGCGCGGATGTGCTGAAGCTGTTCCCGGCCGAGCAGATGAGCCCGGCAGTCGTCAAAGCCTGGCTCGCCGTATTGCCGGCCGGAACCCTTCTGGCGCCGGTCGGCGGGATCACGCCGGACAACATGCAGTCGTTCATCGACGCCGGCGTCAAAGGTTTCGGCCTCGGTTCCGGCCTGTTCAAACCGGGCATGACGCCTGCGCAAGTGGCGGCCAATGCCAAGGCCTACGTCGCTGCCTGGAAAGCCCTTCGCTAA